In the Candidatus Nitrospira nitrosa genome, one interval contains:
- a CDS encoding carboxypeptidase regulatory-like domain-containing protein, with protein MNMVMWGRFIIGLIILAGGSQAAAYQEYMVSDGGSIMGTVYLGGQVPKPKGYNLTTLPDPFYCGRISDGQGWRILQPFNVGLGGEFREVVVYLEGVEKGKPFDETSTPQVEAKDCLFLPFTMAVRDDQSVTVVNMDPVMHDIQAYETSNLGARVLFNVPLPMNPQHPRNFKDRSDAAMYHRHMAGAPTKQLVNLSKGRRIFVMQCGFHAYMESWGVAVNNPYFAKTDEEGRFAITNVPPGTYKLVVWHPYVRTSVEQTITVRPKETMETTLMVQAPTGRLYANEVLEHDYVRYNVTEEAQKEIDPMIQKQKR; from the coding sequence ATGAACATGGTGATGTGGGGGCGATTCATCATCGGATTAATCATACTCGCCGGGGGCAGTCAGGCTGCGGCGTACCAAGAATACATGGTTTCAGACGGTGGAAGTATTATGGGGACGGTGTATCTCGGCGGGCAGGTCCCGAAGCCGAAAGGCTATAATCTCACGACGTTGCCTGATCCCTTCTACTGCGGCCGCATCTCAGACGGACAAGGGTGGCGCATTTTGCAGCCCTTCAATGTGGGACTCGGTGGGGAATTTCGAGAAGTCGTGGTGTATCTCGAAGGGGTGGAGAAAGGTAAGCCGTTTGACGAGACGAGTACGCCTCAAGTTGAAGCCAAGGACTGCTTGTTTCTCCCCTTCACGATGGCGGTGCGAGACGATCAATCAGTGACCGTCGTCAATATGGATCCGGTCATGCACGATATCCAAGCGTATGAAACGTCGAATCTGGGCGCACGAGTACTGTTCAATGTTCCGTTACCGATGAATCCACAACATCCTCGAAACTTTAAAGATCGTAGCGATGCCGCGATGTATCACAGACACATGGCCGGTGCTCCCACGAAGCAACTGGTGAATCTCAGCAAGGGGCGCAGGATTTTCGTGATGCAGTGCGGCTTTCACGCGTATATGGAGAGTTGGGGAGTAGCGGTCAACAATCCGTACTTTGCCAAGACGGACGAGGAGGGGCGATTCGCCATCACCAACGTTCCCCCGGGCACCTATAAGTTGGTCGTCTGGCATCCCTACGTGAGGACATCCGTTGAGCAAACGATTACGGTGCGTCCCAAAGAGACGATGGAAACGACGCTGATGGTCCAGGCTCCAACGGGTCGACTCTATGCCAATGAGGTCCTAGAACATGACTATGTCCGTTATAATGTGACGGAGGAAGCCCAGAAAGAGATTGATCCAATGATTCAGAAGCAGAAACGGTGA
- a CDS encoding cupredoxin domain-containing protein: MGVLFLKPFRGLRRSGIARMLQSVLLAGGLFAAPGLFAAESGVAPHGGHATPVAMPGWAQQLKGQTVVENAIEGRADNAQKMEMQHHRLMEKLGQQAQSDAQVQQTSGAFNNMSMMHQYMGQDGSSFLLMTDAGKGEPVLSSGGKCPAGVPVKQFDVSMINIEITLNRWLDFYPGYMYVLTEDLSKARAEETKNKEAREKDGYDPGAVTTGLQGDVIQPLVMRANPGDCVKMTLRNQMEGEDGSLFIQASSMIVSSSGKPATTTNPESIVAPGKVQEFEWYLHPQMQEGVRQFHSFSHDRELTVLGLFGAFVVEPKGSKYVDALGSAGAAPEVKSGWQVNIDNGSGPDFREFVLFYHEIGDEAFRPLNKKGDFLPQRDPLTDAYRPGGRAINYRSEPFGIDQMHLQHEYFGFEDESMAYSSYTFGDTPTTIARGYLGDPVKWRVVHGGSEVFHSHHPHSGTIRWQRSPGTEPNNLWAMGSDGPVKYPIVRTKSDRVDVEVIGPSEALDLEPECGGGGCQHLAGEFLYHCHVAHHYVAGMWGYGRFYNTLQMGAAHTDSMPDLRELPDRIGRMKLGVSSDKLIGTTVDWFGKTFKIVDKGQKTNWKSNPVVVNVKDWVEMFVPAQGKPGHTEDEKGQILSYDSTVWDWKWDGNIARGERESTAQNPKYAWAAKWEDSTRPAILFDPTTAKMAWPLFKPHFGKRVPFSANHSGAPWLEPIHQDENGERTSEPAKPGEQGRWSLCPENANRKHYNIHFVRMPITLAKKQGKEPAMVDKDGLIYVLHEEERLTRANDDLKLPAVIRANVYDCVDVLLTSEWDDDDYTNFQSSKINIHPHFFQFDTGNSDGVISGFEYEMSVRPFTMWGKKTKHGLPAPMVAKLEGAVKAGAKSLKIKMAPGASPFHVNTEVMVGMDCLDKGNDPTASLPRDKSCQEVARIKEIKGDQVTFYKPLKNSHPAGDLVSPEFVRYRWWVDVDMGTVFWHDHAFGATTWPHGGFGVTIVEPFGSTYHDPKNGKLVYSGPVADIHSNEPIGAGVSGSFRELMVSIHDTVPHTVNVIEAGNPPGQPVEVALEAGKTVSFQMPEKILNAPNKYINGGTHTTGSGFNFRAAPFAQRLSNNPDTSKLFSSAIHGDPGTPLIRAYTGDTLVVRLLHQLMNESHVWTISGHTFLTERYAADANRKNSIHVGIAERYDLVTKAGGFQGMPGDYIHFNGRSSHFAEGGWGILRVLDKQVSDLMPLPKGTNPLSIPATPSSVCPVDAPVKNFSVVALDRPMKLNPKAPDAIEVDFERKIEMTMPEGKIFALEGEATTVSSGATPHPLTLRANLGDCIKVNLTNKMKASRASFFAPGLAFDPKDSQGLNVGNNGGDQTIGPGEKRQYTYYAHPSNKETTSLVWDGGNIVVNPRNGLYGAIIIGPRGSQYRDPVSGADVSQKNAWRADVIVDTTLPDNVGKRNYRDVALFFQDEDNIIGTAFMPYVQNVAGLTSVNYRAEPYKFREDQGCSLGKIFQPCVVDKPEDPVTPLIEAHAGDAVRIHVIGANSEQNGMFGVEGHEWPIEPYMPGADMISVVEYAGSETLDVFLRGGAGGPYRQVGDFVWSNQRLPYTQSGQWGYLRVLPAGDTRIQPLGAMGAAVKRAEVAPQPKATPTAMK; the protein is encoded by the coding sequence ATGGGAGTTCTATTTTTAAAACCTTTTAGAGGGCTGAGGCGATCAGGCATCGCGCGGATGCTCCAGTCAGTCTTGTTGGCTGGGGGTCTGTTTGCGGCGCCTGGTTTGTTTGCTGCCGAGTCGGGGGTTGCTCCTCATGGGGGGCATGCGACTCCGGTGGCGATGCCAGGCTGGGCCCAACAGCTGAAGGGGCAGACGGTGGTTGAGAATGCCATCGAAGGGCGCGCCGACAATGCCCAAAAGATGGAGATGCAGCATCATCGCCTGATGGAGAAGCTCGGACAGCAGGCTCAAAGTGATGCGCAGGTGCAGCAGACGTCCGGTGCATTCAACAATATGTCGATGATGCACCAGTATATGGGGCAGGATGGGAGCAGCTTCCTGTTGATGACGGATGCAGGAAAGGGTGAACCGGTCCTCAGTTCGGGAGGGAAGTGCCCTGCCGGCGTGCCGGTAAAACAGTTCGATGTGTCCATGATCAACATCGAAATCACCTTGAATCGTTGGCTCGATTTTTATCCGGGCTACATGTACGTATTGACGGAGGATCTCTCCAAGGCTCGTGCAGAGGAAACGAAAAATAAAGAAGCCAGAGAGAAGGATGGGTATGATCCGGGTGCCGTTACCACCGGCTTGCAGGGTGATGTGATTCAGCCGTTGGTCATGCGCGCAAACCCTGGAGATTGCGTGAAGATGACCTTGCGCAATCAGATGGAAGGTGAGGATGGGAGTCTGTTCATTCAGGCGTCCAGCATGATCGTAAGCTCGTCCGGCAAGCCGGCGACCACCACGAATCCTGAATCGATTGTGGCGCCAGGCAAGGTACAAGAATTTGAATGGTATCTTCATCCTCAGATGCAGGAAGGCGTACGTCAGTTCCATTCCTTCAGCCATGACCGTGAGCTGACGGTGTTGGGCCTCTTCGGGGCGTTCGTTGTCGAGCCGAAGGGTTCAAAGTACGTGGACGCGTTGGGGAGCGCGGGGGCCGCACCTGAAGTGAAGAGCGGCTGGCAGGTCAATATTGACAATGGTTCAGGACCTGACTTCCGTGAGTTTGTGCTGTTCTACCATGAGATCGGGGACGAAGCGTTCCGTCCATTGAACAAGAAGGGCGACTTCTTGCCTCAACGTGACCCATTGACCGATGCCTATCGTCCAGGCGGTCGCGCGATTAATTATCGCAGTGAGCCGTTTGGGATCGACCAGATGCATCTCCAGCACGAGTATTTCGGGTTTGAAGATGAATCGATGGCCTACAGCTCCTATACGTTCGGCGACACGCCGACTACGATTGCTCGTGGCTACTTGGGCGATCCAGTGAAGTGGCGGGTGGTCCATGGCGGTTCCGAGGTGTTCCATTCACACCATCCTCATAGTGGGACGATCCGGTGGCAGCGGAGCCCAGGCACCGAGCCCAACAATCTTTGGGCCATGGGTTCTGATGGGCCCGTGAAGTATCCGATCGTGAGAACGAAGTCGGATCGTGTGGATGTGGAAGTGATCGGGCCATCTGAGGCGTTGGACCTTGAGCCTGAATGCGGTGGCGGTGGTTGTCAGCATTTGGCAGGTGAGTTTCTCTATCACTGCCATGTGGCCCACCATTATGTAGCCGGCATGTGGGGGTATGGTCGATTCTACAATACGCTTCAAATGGGGGCGGCCCATACTGACAGCATGCCGGATCTCCGTGAGTTGCCGGATCGCATCGGTCGGATGAAGCTCGGTGTTTCGTCCGATAAGTTGATCGGGACCACGGTTGATTGGTTCGGAAAGACGTTTAAGATTGTCGACAAGGGGCAGAAGACCAACTGGAAGTCCAACCCGGTCGTCGTGAACGTCAAGGATTGGGTTGAGATGTTTGTCCCGGCACAAGGAAAGCCGGGCCATACCGAGGATGAAAAGGGACAGATCCTTTCCTATGATTCAACGGTGTGGGATTGGAAGTGGGACGGAAATATCGCGCGCGGTGAACGTGAAAGTACCGCGCAGAATCCTAAATATGCATGGGCAGCTAAGTGGGAGGACAGCACCAGGCCTGCCATTCTGTTTGATCCAACCACGGCCAAGATGGCGTGGCCATTGTTCAAACCGCACTTCGGCAAGCGTGTGCCGTTCTCAGCAAACCACAGCGGAGCGCCATGGTTGGAGCCGATTCACCAGGATGAAAATGGTGAGCGGACCTCAGAGCCAGCCAAGCCGGGTGAGCAGGGCCGATGGAGCCTCTGCCCCGAAAACGCGAATCGTAAGCACTACAACATCCACTTCGTGCGGATGCCGATTACTCTGGCCAAGAAGCAGGGGAAAGAGCCGGCCATGGTCGACAAGGACGGCTTGATCTATGTGCTGCATGAAGAAGAACGTTTGACCAGAGCGAATGACGATCTGAAGCTTCCCGCAGTCATTCGTGCCAACGTGTATGACTGTGTGGATGTGCTGCTGACGAGCGAGTGGGATGACGACGACTACACGAATTTCCAGTCATCCAAGATCAACATCCATCCCCACTTTTTCCAGTTCGATACGGGGAACTCGGATGGTGTGATCTCAGGGTTTGAATATGAGATGTCGGTCCGGCCGTTCACCATGTGGGGGAAAAAGACCAAGCATGGGTTGCCGGCTCCGATGGTGGCGAAGCTAGAGGGTGCCGTGAAGGCTGGAGCGAAATCACTCAAGATCAAGATGGCTCCAGGCGCCTCGCCCTTCCATGTCAATACCGAAGTCATGGTCGGGATGGATTGTTTAGACAAAGGGAACGATCCGACGGCCTCGTTGCCACGGGATAAGAGCTGTCAAGAGGTTGCCCGGATCAAGGAGATCAAGGGCGATCAGGTGACGTTCTATAAGCCGTTGAAGAATAGTCACCCGGCGGGTGATCTGGTATCACCGGAGTTTGTCCGCTATCGGTGGTGGGTGGATGTGGACATGGGCACCGTGTTCTGGCACGACCATGCCTTCGGTGCGACGACCTGGCCGCACGGCGGGTTCGGCGTCACGATCGTGGAGCCATTCGGATCGACTTATCATGATCCGAAGAACGGCAAGCTGGTCTACAGCGGCCCGGTTGCAGACATTCACAGCAACGAACCGATCGGGGCGGGCGTGAGTGGGAGTTTCCGTGAGCTGATGGTATCGATCCATGACACGGTGCCACACACCGTGAACGTGATCGAGGCCGGTAATCCTCCAGGACAGCCGGTAGAGGTTGCTCTGGAAGCTGGAAAGACCGTGTCGTTCCAGATGCCGGAAAAAATCCTGAATGCGCCGAATAAGTACATCAACGGCGGAACGCATACGACCGGTAGCGGCTTCAATTTCCGCGCGGCTCCGTTTGCACAACGCCTATCAAACAATCCGGATACCTCGAAGCTGTTCAGCAGCGCGATCCATGGAGACCCTGGGACACCGTTGATTCGGGCGTACACAGGTGACACATTGGTCGTCCGCTTGTTGCACCAGCTCATGAATGAGTCCCATGTTTGGACGATCTCCGGTCATACGTTCCTCACGGAACGCTATGCGGCGGATGCCAATCGGAAGAACTCGATTCACGTTGGAATCGCCGAACGGTATGATTTGGTCACAAAGGCGGGCGGTTTCCAGGGCATGCCGGGTGACTATATCCACTTTAATGGTAGAAGTTCACACTTCGCGGAAGGTGGATGGGGAATCCTGCGGGTACTTGATAAGCAAGTGTCCGATCTGATGCCGTTGCCAAAGGGAACCAATCCTTTGAGCATTCCTGCCACGCCGAGCTCAGTCTGCCCGGTGGATGCACCGGTCAAGAACTTCAGTGTGGTGGCATTGGATCGCCCAATGAAGTTGAATCCGAAAGCGCCGGACGCAATTGAAGTGGACTTCGAGCGGAAGATTGAAATGACCATGCCGGAAGGCAAGATCTTCGCGCTGGAAGGAGAAGCCACGACGGTGTCCAGCGGTGCGACGCCGCACCCGTTGACGCTGCGTGCAAATTTGGGCGACTGTATCAAGGTGAACTTGACCAACAAGATGAAGGCGAGTCGGGCGTCATTCTTCGCGCCTGGATTGGCCTTTGATCCGAAGGACAGTCAAGGGTTGAACGTCGGCAACAACGGCGGCGATCAGACCATTGGTCCAGGTGAAAAACGTCAGTACACCTATTATGCGCATCCGTCGAACAAGGAGACGACCTCCTTGGTGTGGGATGGTGGTAATATCGTTGTCAATCCACGGAACGGATTGTATGGCGCGATCATCATCGGCCCACGTGGATCGCAGTATCGTGATCCTGTGAGCGGTGCAGATGTCTCACAGAAGAACGCTTGGCGAGCGGACGTGATCGTGGATACGACGCTCCCAGACAACGTTGGGAAACGGAACTACCGTGACGTGGCCCTCTTCTTCCAAGATGAGGACAACATCATCGGGACGGCATTCATGCCGTATGTGCAGAATGTCGCGGGCTTGACGTCGGTGAACTACCGCGCAGAGCCCTACAAGTTCCGAGAAGATCAGGGATGTTCACTCGGGAAGATCTTCCAGCCTTGTGTCGTTGACAAGCCGGAGGATCCAGTGACGCCGTTGATCGAAGCGCACGCAGGCGATGCGGTCAGGATTCACGTGATCGGCGCCAATAGTGAGCAAAACGGGATGTTTGGAGTCGAGGGCCATGAGTGGCCGATCGAGCCGTACATGCCGGGTGCTGATATGATCAGTGTTGTGGAGTACGCCGGTTCTGAAACACTTGATGTCTTCCTACGTGGCGGTGCGGGTGGTCCGTATCGTCAAGTCGGTGACTTCGTGTGGTCGAACCAACGGCTGCCCTACACGCAGTCCGGTCAGTGGGGCTATCTCCGAGTATTGCCGGCAGGTGATACCCGGATCCAGCCGCTCGGGGCTATGGGAGCGGCGGTCAAGCGGGCTGAGGTAGCGCCCCAACCGAAAGCTACTCCGACCGCGATGAAATAG
- the amrB gene encoding AmmeMemoRadiSam system protein B — MMTTSSTKDSVQYPILRNLQFSPIKQGEDQLVVLWDPSGLSKEKLVLPLNFFFIVQHFDGEHSLLDIGGLYLKRFGEFLLPSKVEQLVADLDEKLFLEGPRIEAARQQALAEYRQRPFRPAVFAGRSYEADGAKLRKQIDGFFTSSEGPDFKPSENKGKLIKGLVTPTYDIKQAGPVYAWGYKELQESQQPDVYVIIGTAHAGLENVFAVTDKDFETPLGLIPTDQQILKQLKALVRDCVDEEIAHQAEHAIEFQLPFLQTSVNKPFTIVPILSSFSASSLKDTTVQHSVEQFLTVLRNTITESGKTVCVIAAGELAHLGLRYGDTAPPTDFSFHRSMQRDLEMLKHVEELKPEEFAAYIQRENDQRRISGFSPIYCLLRLIQAEKGQVLRYDRGITDQYNSTATYTSMAFF; from the coding sequence ATGATGACAACGAGTTCAACCAAAGACTCTGTCCAATATCCGATCCTCAGAAATCTTCAGTTCTCACCCATCAAGCAGGGGGAGGATCAGTTGGTCGTGCTGTGGGACCCAAGTGGGCTGAGTAAAGAAAAGCTGGTGCTGCCGCTCAACTTCTTTTTTATCGTGCAGCACTTTGATGGAGAACATTCCCTCCTGGATATCGGGGGATTGTACTTGAAACGGTTCGGTGAGTTTCTGCTCCCGAGCAAAGTTGAGCAGCTGGTCGCAGATCTGGATGAGAAGCTGTTTCTGGAAGGTCCACGGATTGAGGCCGCACGACAACAGGCTCTGGCCGAGTATCGACAACGGCCGTTCCGTCCCGCGGTGTTTGCCGGACGAAGTTACGAAGCAGACGGCGCCAAACTGCGCAAGCAGATCGACGGATTCTTCACGTCAAGCGAGGGGCCGGATTTCAAGCCATCTGAGAACAAAGGGAAGTTGATCAAAGGGCTCGTGACGCCCACCTACGACATCAAACAAGCAGGGCCGGTCTACGCATGGGGCTACAAAGAACTTCAAGAAAGTCAGCAGCCGGACGTCTATGTCATTATCGGGACCGCCCATGCCGGTCTCGAAAACGTGTTTGCCGTGACGGACAAGGATTTTGAAACGCCGCTCGGTCTGATTCCAACGGATCAACAGATTCTGAAGCAGCTCAAGGCGCTGGTGCGCGATTGTGTCGACGAAGAGATCGCACATCAGGCTGAACATGCGATTGAATTTCAGCTGCCGTTTCTTCAGACGAGTGTCAATAAGCCTTTCACGATTGTTCCAATTCTCTCTTCGTTTTCAGCATCCAGCTTGAAGGATACAACCGTTCAGCATTCCGTGGAGCAATTTCTTACGGTTCTCCGGAATACCATTACTGAATCTGGAAAGACAGTCTGTGTGATTGCGGCAGGAGAATTGGCTCATCTCGGTCTGCGCTATGGCGATACTGCGCCACCCACCGATTTTTCGTTCCATCGTTCCATGCAACGGGACTTGGAGATGCTGAAGCACGTGGAAGAACTCAAGCCTGAGGAATTCGCCGCCTATATTCAGAGAGAAAACGATCAGCGTCGCATTTCCGGCTTCTCGCCTATCTACTGCCTCTTGCGATTGATCCAAGCCGAGAAGGGTCAGGTTCTCCGCTACGATCGCGGTATCACCGATCAATATAACTCTACGGCGACCTACACCAGCATGGCGTTTTTCTAA